In one window of Ruminococcus hominis DNA:
- a CDS encoding sodium-dependent transporter — MNTQERKRSSFSGKLGYVLSAAGASVGLGNIWRFPYLAAKYGGGIFLLIYILLALTFGYTMIVAESAIGRMTRKSPVGAFKSFGKAKWLSFGGWINAIIPILIVPYYSVIGGWVIKYLVEYIKGNGKSLAADGYFSEFISNGVSTELCFLVFCLFTLAIIYAGVRNGIERVSKMMMPVLILLSVIIAIYSVTRPGAIEGVKYFLIPNVKNFSWMTVVAAMGQMFYSLSIAMGILITFGSYMKKDVSLEDSTRNVEVFDTAIAMMAGLMIIPAVFAFSGGDPDTLQAGPSLMFITIPKVFQNMGFGTAVGILFFLLVLFAAITSSIALTESAVSTFEDELRWNRKKSTIIVGIIMVALGSLSSLGYGPLAVVKIIGMQFLDFFDFMTNSVMMPIAAVMTCLLVSKVVGIQRIEEEVMQGESSFRRRKIFIVMIKYLCPIFAVIILLSSVANAFGWISM, encoded by the coding sequence ATGAATACACAAGAACGTAAGAGAAGCAGTTTTTCGGGAAAACTGGGATATGTATTATCAGCGGCCGGAGCATCGGTAGGTCTTGGTAACATATGGAGATTCCCATATTTGGCAGCAAAATATGGCGGGGGTATATTTCTGCTGATTTATATTTTGCTTGCACTGACATTTGGTTATACAATGATCGTTGCAGAATCAGCAATCGGACGTATGACAAGAAAGAGTCCTGTTGGGGCATTTAAGTCATTTGGAAAAGCAAAATGGTTATCATTTGGAGGATGGATTAATGCGATCATCCCGATTTTAATCGTACCATATTATTCAGTAATCGGTGGATGGGTAATCAAATATCTGGTAGAGTATATCAAAGGAAACGGTAAGAGCCTGGCAGCGGATGGATACTTTTCTGAATTTATTTCAAATGGAGTATCAACAGAGTTGTGTTTCCTTGTATTTTGTCTCTTTACATTAGCTATCATTTATGCGGGTGTTCGCAATGGTATTGAGAGAGTGTCAAAGATGATGATGCCGGTTTTGATTTTGCTGTCTGTGATTATTGCAATTTATTCCGTTACAAGACCGGGAGCAATCGAAGGTGTAAAGTATTTCCTTATCCCGAATGTAAAGAATTTCTCATGGATGACAGTAGTTGCAGCTATGGGACAGATGTTTTATTCTTTATCAATTGCGATGGGAATTTTGATCACATTTGGTTCTTATATGAAAAAAGACGTCTCACTTGAGGATTCTACAAGAAATGTAGAAGTATTCGATACTGCAATTGCAATGATGGCAGGTCTTATGATTATTCCGGCAGTGTTTGCATTTTCAGGTGGGGACCCGGACACATTACAGGCCGGCCCTTCATTGATGTTTATTACAATCCCTAAAGTATTCCAGAATATGGGATTTGGAACAGCGGTCGGAATTCTGTTCTTCTTACTTGTATTGTTTGCAGCAATTACAAGTTCAATTGCTTTGACAGAAAGTGCAGTGTCTACATTTGAAGATGAATTAAGATGGAACAGAAAGAAATCGACAATTATAGTGGGAATTATTATGGTTGCCCTTGGAAGCTTATCCTCACTGGGATACGGACCACTTGCGGTTGTGAAAATTATCGGTATGCAATTTCTGGATTTCTTTGATTTTATGACAAACTCTGTTATGATGCCAATCGCAGCAGTGATGACATGTTTATTAGTGTCAAAAGTTGTTGGAATACAGCGAATTGAAGAAGAAGTCATGCAGGGAGAAAGTTCATTCCGCAGAAGAAAAATATTTATTGTGATGATCAAATATTTATGCCCGATTTTTGCAGTTATTATATTATTAAGTTCTGTTGCAAATGCATTTGGCTGGATTTCGATGTAA
- a CDS encoding 4Fe-4S binding protein, with protein sequence MAIKKKFPYRSAVVACNGGCRANSEEPTCTKGCIGCGECVNNCKFGAISINEYKVAEVDEEKCIACGKCVKACPQEIIHIHECANYIVVKCSNDAKGADARKECEVSCIGCGICEKTCTAGAIKVIDNCAVINEELCLSCGMCAVKCPRHAIYDLRGIYTKVR encoded by the coding sequence ATGGCAATAAAAAAGAAATTTCCATATCGTTCAGCGGTTGTAGCCTGTAATGGAGGATGTAGAGCGAACAGCGAAGAGCCAACATGTACAAAAGGTTGTATCGGTTGTGGCGAGTGTGTAAATAATTGTAAATTTGGTGCAATTTCAATCAATGAATACAAAGTTGCAGAAGTAGACGAAGAAAAATGTATCGCATGTGGAAAATGTGTAAAAGCCTGTCCACAGGAAATTATCCATATTCATGAATGTGCAAATTATATCGTAGTGAAATGTTCAAATGATGCTAAGGGAGCCGATGCTCGTAAAGAGTGTGAAGTAAGCTGTATTGGATGTGGTATCTGCGAAAAAACTTGTACAGCCGGAGCAATTAAAGTAATAGATAATTGTGCGGTGATCAACGAAGAATTATGTTTGAGCTGTGGCATGTGTGCAGTGAAATGTCCAAGACATGCAATTTATGACTTAAGGGGAATTTATACAAAAGTCAGATAA
- the xdh gene encoding selenium-dependent xanthine dehydrogenase — protein sequence MATFIVNGREVTPTKNQKLLRFLRDELHLTSAKDGCSEGACGACTVIIDGQTCKSCVPDTNSLEGRSVITVEGLTEWEKKVYTYAYGKAGAVQCGFCIPGMVMCTKALLDVNPEPTDDEIKYALRNNYCRCTGYVKIMDAVRLAAKILREGAVPDDGEDDWTLGTSVARVDVEEKVLGTGKYPDDYCLEGMLYGVALRSKYPRARVLSIDTSKAEALPKVVSVVTAKDIPGENKIGHLKHDQYSLIPEGGLTHYLGDAIALIAAEDLETAEKAKKLIKVEYEVLPHVHTIEEAAAPDAPKVYDEEENNICAYKHISRGNADEAIKNSKYVLSHHFETPWTEHAFLEPECAVSFYDEEGDIFVYSTDQSAHQTLKECRMLLGTDKVKVQNALVGGGFGGKEDMTVQHLSALLTYVTKKPVKMRLTRAESLLVHPKRHPFYMDFTMGCDENGVIQGVKAKVTSDTGAFASLGGPVLERACTHAAGPYHYENFEIEGTAYYTNNPPAGAFRGFGVTQTCFATETLLNMMADKVGITPWEIRYRNAIRPGEVLPNGQIVDESTGLVETLEAVKEEYDAALAEGKAVGLGCAMKNAGVGVGIPDTGRVKLIVEEDEKLHIFTGASCIGQGLGTVLVQMIVTNTDLKRDDIVYERSNTWVSPDSGTTSGSRQTLVTGEACRRACEKFMEERKAGKSMKDMIGEVYYGEYLAKTDPLGADVPNPVSHVAYGYATQVCIIDKKTGKIEKMIAAHDVGKAVNPLSCEGQIEGGVVMSMGYALREQYPIDENCKPIDKYGSLRLFRSHEIPEIEAIVIDKPGLNVACGAIGIGEITSIPTAPAIADAYCRYDGERRFSLPLCNTPYERKD from the coding sequence ATGGCAACGTTTATCGTTAATGGACGAGAGGTTACCCCAACAAAAAATCAGAAGCTGTTAAGATTCCTCCGCGACGAATTACATTTGACATCAGCAAAAGATGGATGTAGTGAAGGCGCCTGTGGAGCCTGTACAGTTATTATTGATGGGCAGACCTGTAAATCATGTGTTCCGGATACAAATTCACTTGAGGGAAGAAGTGTAATCACGGTAGAAGGACTGACAGAGTGGGAGAAAAAGGTATACACATATGCTTACGGAAAAGCGGGAGCAGTACAGTGTGGATTTTGTATCCCAGGTATGGTAATGTGTACAAAAGCATTGCTGGATGTGAATCCAGAACCGACAGATGATGAGATAAAATATGCACTCCGCAATAATTATTGCAGATGTACAGGATATGTTAAAATCATGGATGCGGTTCGTCTGGCAGCTAAGATTCTGAGAGAGGGAGCAGTTCCGGATGATGGGGAAGATGACTGGACACTTGGAACAAGCGTAGCTAGAGTAGATGTAGAGGAAAAAGTACTTGGAACAGGAAAATATCCGGACGACTATTGTCTGGAAGGTATGTTATACGGTGTTGCACTGAGAAGTAAATATCCTCGTGCACGTGTGCTTTCAATTGATACATCGAAAGCAGAGGCACTTCCAAAGGTGGTTTCAGTAGTGACAGCGAAAGATATTCCAGGCGAGAATAAGATTGGACATTTGAAGCATGACCAGTATTCACTGATTCCGGAAGGCGGTCTGACACATTATCTTGGAGATGCAATTGCATTGATCGCAGCAGAAGATTTGGAGACAGCCGAGAAGGCTAAAAAGTTAATTAAAGTAGAATATGAGGTTCTTCCACATGTTCATACAATTGAAGAGGCCGCAGCTCCAGATGCACCAAAGGTATATGATGAAGAAGAGAATAACATTTGTGCTTATAAGCATATCAGTCGTGGTAATGCAGATGAAGCAATTAAAAATTCCAAATATGTGCTTTCACATCATTTTGAAACACCATGGACAGAGCATGCATTCCTTGAGCCGGAATGTGCAGTATCTTTCTATGATGAAGAGGGAGACATTTTCGTTTATTCTACAGACCAGTCCGCACATCAGACATTGAAAGAATGTAGAATGTTGCTTGGAACAGATAAAGTAAAAGTACAGAATGCTCTTGTCGGCGGTGGATTTGGCGGTAAAGAGGATATGACAGTACAACATCTTAGTGCTTTACTCACATATGTTACAAAGAAACCGGTTAAGATGAGATTAACAAGAGCCGAGTCACTTCTTGTTCATCCGAAGCGTCATCCATTTTATATGGATTTCACAATGGGATGTGATGAAAATGGAGTGATCCAGGGAGTAAAAGCGAAAGTAACTTCTGACACAGGTGCATTTGCATCACTTGGAGGTCCGGTATTGGAACGTGCATGTACACATGCAGCAGGTCCATATCATTATGAGAACTTCGAGATTGAAGGAACTGCTTATTATACAAACAATCCACCGGCAGGAGCATTCCGTGGATTTGGTGTTACTCAGACATGTTTTGCAACAGAGACATTGTTGAATATGATGGCAGATAAAGTCGGCATTACACCTTGGGAAATTCGTTATCGTAATGCAATCCGTCCGGGAGAAGTATTACCGAATGGTCAGATTGTAGATGAATCTACAGGTTTAGTGGAAACACTGGAAGCAGTGAAAGAGGAATATGATGCAGCATTGGCTGAAGGAAAAGCAGTCGGACTGGGCTGTGCGATGAAGAATGCCGGTGTTGGTGTTGGTATTCCAGATACAGGTCGTGTGAAACTGATCGTAGAAGAGGATGAAAAGTTACACATTTTTACAGGTGCATCTTGTATCGGACAAGGATTGGGAACAGTACTTGTACAGATGATCGTAACTAATACAGACCTGAAACGTGATGATATCGTATATGAGAGAAGTAATACATGGGTTTCACCTGATTCTGGAACAACATCCGGATCACGTCAGACATTGGTTACAGGTGAAGCATGCCGCAGAGCTTGTGAGAAATTCATGGAAGAAAGAAAAGCAGGAAAATCCATGAAAGATATGATAGGGGAAGTGTATTATGGAGAATATCTTGCTAAGACAGATCCGCTTGGAGCAGATGTGCCGAATCCTGTTTCCCACGTTGCTTATGGATATGCTACACAGGTATGTATCATTGATAAAAAGACAGGTAAGATTGAAAAGATGATCGCAGCTCATGATGTCGGTAAAGCAGTCAATCCATTATCCTGTGAAGGCCAGATCGAAGGCGGAGTTGTTATGTCTATGGGATACGCACTTCGCGAGCAGTATCCAATTGATGAAAACTGTAAGCCAATTGATAAATATGGTTCACTGAGATTATTCCGTTCACATGAAATCCCAGAGATTGAGGCAATCGTAATTGATAAACCGGGACTGAATGTGGCATGCGGAGCAATTGGAATCGGAGAGATCACATCGATTCCAACAGCACCGGCAATCGCAGATGCATATTGTAGATACGATGGAGAGAGACGTTTTAGTCTTCCATTGTGTAACACACCATATGAAAGGAAGGATTGA
- a CDS encoding MarR family winged helix-turn-helix transcriptional regulator yields MDQEKKPGIYMSSYLCEFNRIFKEFNDIYHDVALRLGLSNSAFDIFYAICELGDGCLQRDICKTTFIPKQTVNSSIRNLEREGYLTLVHGKGRNMHIYLTERGKKMLKNVIYPVIDVENDSFKGLTDEESELLLRLLEKYNVELKHGFEKLPCIKEKMDEEKVDGGR; encoded by the coding sequence ATGGATCAAGAAAAGAAACCAGGAATATACATGAGTTCATATCTTTGTGAATTTAATCGTATTTTTAAAGAATTCAATGATATTTACCATGATGTAGCATTGAGATTAGGACTGTCGAACAGTGCCTTTGATATTTTTTATGCCATTTGCGAATTGGGGGATGGATGTTTACAGCGTGATATTTGTAAGACAACATTTATTCCGAAACAGACAGTAAATTCATCTATACGCAATCTCGAAAGAGAAGGATACTTGACATTAGTACACGGAAAAGGAAGGAATATGCACATTTATTTAACAGAAAGAGGAAAAAAGATGTTAAAAAATGTGATCTATCCGGTTATTGATGTGGAAAATGATTCATTTAAAGGACTCACAGATGAAGAGAGTGAACTGCTCTTGCGATTACTTGAAAAATATAATGTAGAGTTGAAGCATGGATTTGAGAAATTACCATGTATAAAAGAAAAAATGGATGAAGAAAAAGTGGACGGAGGAAGATAG
- a CDS encoding MATE family efflux transporter → MKIQLSEHFTYRKLLRFVMPSIIMMIFTSIYSVVDGLFVSNYVGKTALASINLILPFIMGISALGFMIGTGGSAIVATTIGEGKKDLANEYFSLLVYVTTIGGILLSILGMFLTPAVASALGAEGELLKDCILYGRISFISMPAFMLQNVFQSFFVAAEKPKLGLGVIITAGVTNMVLDLLFVGLCGFGLAGAAVATVCGEFIGGLFPIIYFARKNSSLLQLGKTHLDVRIIVKTCVNGSSELMTNLSSSIVNSLFNIQLMKFAGENGVAAYGTIMYVSFVFVSIFLGYSIGSAPLISYNYGAANHTELKNLFRKSLSLIGISGVAIAILSQFLAIPLSILFVGYDKELLLMTQHAFRIYCLVYLVNGFNIYGSSFFTALNNGLISAVISFLRTLLFQVGTVIVLPMIFGIDGIWSAVTIAEILTLCVTVTFLVKQRERYHYA, encoded by the coding sequence GTGAAGATACAACTATCAGAACATTTTACATATCGAAAATTATTAAGATTTGTAATGCCATCTATTATAATGATGATTTTTACATCAATTTACAGTGTAGTGGATGGATTATTTGTATCAAATTATGTGGGCAAAACAGCATTGGCATCGATCAATCTGATTTTACCTTTTATAATGGGAATATCAGCGCTTGGCTTTATGATTGGTACTGGAGGAAGTGCTATCGTAGCAACAACAATAGGAGAGGGCAAAAAAGATCTGGCTAATGAATATTTCTCATTGTTAGTGTATGTAACGACAATCGGAGGAATTTTATTATCTATTTTAGGAATGTTTTTGACACCGGCTGTCGCTTCAGCACTTGGTGCAGAGGGAGAGCTTCTTAAGGATTGTATCTTGTATGGAAGAATTTCATTTATCTCTATGCCGGCATTTATGCTACAGAATGTGTTTCAGAGCTTTTTTGTAGCTGCAGAAAAACCGAAATTAGGATTAGGTGTGATTATTACAGCAGGTGTTACGAATATGGTGCTGGATTTACTTTTTGTCGGTCTGTGTGGATTTGGACTGGCAGGTGCCGCAGTTGCAACAGTGTGCGGCGAATTTATAGGAGGTCTTTTCCCGATAATCTATTTTGCGAGAAAGAATTCCAGTCTGCTTCAACTTGGAAAAACACATTTGGATGTGCGTATTATTGTTAAGACTTGTGTAAATGGTTCATCAGAGCTTATGACAAACCTTTCAAGTTCCATCGTAAACTCGTTATTTAATATTCAGCTTATGAAATTTGCCGGGGAAAATGGTGTGGCTGCATATGGAACAATCATGTATGTAAGTTTCGTATTTGTATCTATTTTCCTTGGATATTCAATTGGAAGTGCACCACTTATCAGCTATAACTATGGTGCGGCTAATCATACAGAATTGAAAAATCTATTTAGAAAGAGTCTGAGTCTGATAGGAATTTCCGGCGTAGCAATTGCAATATTATCACAGTTCCTTGCAATTCCGCTGTCGATTTTATTTGTTGGATATGATAAAGAATTACTTTTGATGACACAGCATGCATTCCGAATTTATTGTCTGGTATATTTAGTAAATGGATTTAATATTTATGGGTCATCTTTTTTCACAGCACTTAATAATGGACTAATATCAGCAGTTATTTCATTTTTGCGAACACTGCTTTTCCAGGTTGGTACAGTTATTGTGTTGCCGATGATATTTGGTATTGATGGGATTTGGTCGGCAGTGACAATTGCAGAAATATTGACTTTATGTGTGACAGTGACATTTTTGGTAAAGCAAAGGGAAAGATATCATTATGCGTAA
- a CDS encoding DUF975 family protein: MWTRADLKTRAKVAFKRNYWTAVLVAFVMTIFGAVGSGGNAAKSISDGYNSGGSAEAIAFSLVVAAIAALSGLVLLVLSIFVGNALEVGGCRFFITNQTEQAQAGTLAYAFKSGNYGNIILTIFLRDLYTVLWSLLFVIPGIIKSYEYLMVPYILAENPAMNRKEAFLISKKMMMGQKWNAFVLDLSFLGWRCLEAITFGILGIFYVEPYIQATTAELYAYNRTIAYQNGYIR, encoded by the coding sequence ATGTGGACGAGAGCAGATTTAAAAACAAGAGCAAAAGTTGCATTTAAACGAAATTATTGGACAGCAGTGCTTGTTGCATTTGTTATGACAATATTTGGTGCAGTTGGAAGTGGAGGCAATGCGGCAAAGAGCATATCCGACGGATATAATTCCGGAGGAAGTGCAGAAGCAATTGCATTTTCATTGGTAGTGGCTGCCATAGCAGCACTTAGTGGGCTGGTATTGCTTGTATTGTCTATCTTTGTTGGGAATGCATTGGAAGTTGGTGGATGTCGATTCTTTATTACCAATCAGACAGAACAGGCACAGGCAGGAACACTAGCCTATGCGTTCAAATCAGGAAATTATGGAAATATAATCCTGACTATCTTTTTGAGAGATTTGTACACAGTCTTGTGGTCATTGTTATTTGTAATACCGGGAATTATTAAGAGTTATGAATACCTTATGGTTCCATATATTCTGGCAGAGAATCCGGCTATGAACAGAAAAGAAGCATTTCTTATAAGTAAAAAGATGATGATGGGGCAAAAATGGAATGCATTTGTGCTAGATTTATCATTTCTTGGTTGGAGATGTTTAGAGGCAATTACATTTGGTATTCTTGGAATCTTTTATGTTGAACCTTATATACAGGCAACAACAGCGGAATTATATGCTTATAATCGTACGATAGCATATCAGAATGGATATATAAGATAA
- a CDS encoding ABC transporter substrate-binding protein: MKKKFIPILLASTLAVSLLSACGSDHADDTVSHTPNNTTKAVSNTPETVSVTLNEVAHSIFYAPMYVAIENGYFEDEGIKLTLVTGFGADKTMTAVLSGEADIGFMGSESSIYTYNEGANDHVVNFAQLTQRAGNFLVAREEMPDFDWDDLKGKNVLGGRKGGMPEMVFEYILKQHDIDPTTDLTINQSIDFGSTAAAFSEGLGDYTIEFEPSATILESENKGYVVASLGKDSGYVPYTAYSAKQSYINQYPDTIQGFTNALQKGMDYVQSHSPFEIAKVIEPQFPETDLNTITTIVTRYYDQDTWKDNLVFEKSSFDLLQDILETAGELEKRTPYEDLVTTEFAKKAIK, from the coding sequence ATGAAAAAGAAATTTATTCCTATACTTCTCGCTTCTACCCTGGCTGTCAGTCTATTATCTGCCTGTGGCTCTGACCACGCAGATGATACTGTCTCGCATACCCCAAATAATACTACAAAAGCTGTCTCGAACACACCCGAAACAGTCTCTGTCACTCTAAATGAAGTTGCTCACTCTATCTTTTACGCTCCAATGTATGTTGCTATTGAGAATGGCTATTTTGAAGATGAAGGCATAAAGCTTACTCTCGTTACTGGTTTTGGAGCCGATAAAACTATGACCGCTGTACTCTCAGGTGAGGCAGATATTGGATTTATGGGTTCGGAATCATCCATCTACACTTATAATGAAGGTGCGAACGATCATGTAGTAAACTTCGCCCAGCTTACCCAACGTGCCGGAAATTTCCTCGTCGCACGTGAAGAAATGCCAGATTTTGATTGGGATGATTTAAAGGGTAAAAATGTGCTTGGCGGACGCAAAGGTGGCATGCCGGAAATGGTATTTGAATACATTCTAAAACAGCATGATATCGACCCAACCACAGATCTCACCATCAACCAAAGTATTGATTTTGGCTCAACTGCAGCCGCATTTTCTGAAGGATTAGGTGACTACACCATTGAATTCGAACCAAGCGCCACCATACTCGAAAGTGAAAACAAAGGTTATGTTGTAGCTTCACTCGGTAAGGACAGCGGATACGTTCCTTACACTGCTTACAGTGCAAAACAAAGCTATATTAATCAATATCCTGACACCATTCAAGGCTTTACAAATGCTTTACAAAAAGGAATGGACTATGTACAGTCCCACTCTCCTTTTGAAATTGCAAAAGTAATTGAACCACAATTTCCGGAAACAGATTTGAATACCATTACTACAATTGTAACCCGATACTATGATCAGGACACTTGGAAAGATAATTTAGTTTTTGAAAAATCTAGCTTCGATCTGCTTCAAGATATCCTTGAAACTGCAGGTGAACTAGAAAAACGTACCCCTTATGAAGATTTAGTAACTACTGAATTTGCCAAAAAGGCTATAAAATAA
- the yqeB gene encoding selenium-dependent molybdenum cofactor biosynthesis protein YqeB, translated as MKIWIRGAGDLATGIASRLYRSGHQLLMTELPVPLTVRRTVALSRAVYEQHAEVEDMSALLVHSIKEALEVQAIGKIPVIIEEPEVILKEYQPDVVVDAILAKRNLGTEISWAPFVVGVGPGFTAGVDCHCVVETKRGHTLGDVIWKGEPIPNTGVPGNVGGFTLERLIKATADGVIEPKVQIGDIVEKGQLVAITGGKPVYAKMSGIVRGMLQPGVTVQKNLKAGDIDARCERKNCYLISDKARAIGGGVLEAVTQFERIYGQYAVVVLAAGSGSRFGGNKLQELKSDKPMYQYMLDKMEGLKGFPTYIVTGADDIAEAAKKYGMNIVENKKPEEGISRSVKLGLEACLAEHPEIRGILFSVCDQPELTFSTMFTLIRKAMLRPQQIICTGKDKEMGNPVLWDKKYFSELMKLTGDVGGKKVMQNHLQDIIIVEIDEAELKDIDYRRDLE; from the coding sequence ATGACAGAGCTTCCGGTGCCTTTGACCGTGCGAAGGACAGTAGCGTTGTCAAGAGCAGTATATGAACAGCATGCAGAAGTGGAAGATATGTCTGCGTTGCTTGTGCATTCAATAAAAGAAGCACTGGAAGTACAAGCTATAGGAAAAATCCCTGTTATTATCGAAGAACCGGAAGTGATTTTAAAAGAATATCAGCCGGATGTTGTTGTGGATGCAATTCTTGCTAAAAGAAATCTGGGTACAGAAATTTCCTGGGCACCGTTTGTTGTAGGTGTAGGACCTGGATTTACAGCAGGAGTAGATTGTCACTGTGTTGTTGAGACGAAGCGAGGTCATACATTGGGGGATGTAATCTGGAAAGGAGAGCCGATTCCAAATACCGGAGTACCTGGAAATGTTGGAGGATTTACGCTTGAACGTTTGATCAAAGCTACGGCAGATGGAGTGATTGAACCAAAGGTACAGATTGGGGATATTGTGGAAAAAGGGCAGCTTGTAGCAATAACAGGAGGGAAACCGGTCTATGCAAAGATGTCTGGAATTGTGCGCGGAATGCTTCAGCCAGGAGTGACTGTGCAGAAAAACCTAAAAGCCGGTGATATTGACGCAAGATGTGAAAGAAAAAACTGCTATCTTATTTCTGATAAGGCAAGAGCTATCGGCGGAGGCGTATTGGAGGCAGTTACTCAGTTTGAACGTATTTATGGGCAATATGCAGTTGTTGTGCTTGCAGCCGGAAGTGGAAGCCGATTTGGTGGAAATAAATTGCAGGAATTAAAGTCCGATAAACCGATGTACCAATATATGTTAGATAAGATGGAAGGACTAAAAGGTTTTCCGACATATATTGTAACCGGAGCAGATGATATTGCGGAGGCAGCGAAGAAGTATGGAATGAATATTGTAGAGAATAAGAAACCGGAAGAAGGAATTTCCCGTTCGGTAAAACTTGGACTGGAGGCATGCTTAGCAGAACATCCTGAGATAAGAGGAATTTTGTTCAGTGTTTGTGATCAGCCGGAACTTACATTTTCCACAATGTTTACATTAATCCGTAAGGCAATGCTTCGCCCACAGCAGATTATTTGCACAGGAAAAGACAAAGAAATGGGCAATCCGGTACTTTGGGATAAAAAATATTTTTCTGAGTTGATGAAACTTACAGGCGATGTTGGCGGAAAGAAAGTTATGCAGAATCATTTACAGGATATTATTATAGTAGAAATAGATGAAGCAGAATTAAAGGATATTGATTATCGCAGAGATTTGGAATAA